One part of the Peptococcaceae bacterium 1198_IL3148 genome encodes these proteins:
- the iorA gene encoding indolepyruvate ferredoxin oxidoreductase subunit alpha — MKQLMSGNVAIARGAYEAGVTVGVGYPGTPSTEILENFIKYPGIHAQWSPNEKVALEVGAGASIGGARAIVTMKHVGVNVAADPLFTLAYTGVNGGLILLSADDPGMHSSQNEQDNRYYALAAKIPCLEPADSQEAKDMVAQALEISERFDTPVMLRTTTRVSHSQSMVEIKDRQPVELKPYNKNPQKHVMSPGNAKVRRVQLEQRLAQLKEYSETCGLNFISWGDKQVGVITSGISYQYVQEVLPNASLLKLGFTNPLPEKMIRHFAAQVDKLYVVEELDPFIEMQVKAMGLDVIGKEIIANIGELSAYDVAQAFKKQGVSVAPQYVQSANPLIDEQAPQAPGRPPVLCAGCPHRASFHVLRKLKLTVTGDIGCYTLGSAPPLSAIDTCLCMGASVGMSYGMELANPEFKGKTVAVIGDSTFLHSGVTGLMDVVYNGGSTTLIILDNRITAMTGHQQNPATGKTLMGQPAPEVDIEALVKALGVKRVQVVDPINIGVFEKIIKEEIAAAEPSVIVARRPCALLNKESQQPMTVIKDQCIGCKMCMQIGCPALSFNDKKATIDGIQCNGCGLCSTICKQQAIVKGGQNNA, encoded by the coding sequence TTGAAACAGTTGATGTCAGGAAATGTTGCCATAGCCAGAGGAGCTTATGAGGCAGGCGTAACCGTTGGGGTGGGTTATCCCGGCACACCCAGCACCGAAATTCTTGAAAACTTCATTAAATACCCCGGAATTCATGCCCAGTGGTCACCAAACGAAAAGGTGGCGCTGGAGGTGGGTGCCGGTGCCTCCATTGGTGGGGCCCGGGCCATAGTGACCATGAAACACGTGGGTGTAAACGTAGCCGCCGACCCACTGTTCACCTTGGCCTATACCGGGGTTAACGGTGGTTTAATACTTTTATCCGCAGATGATCCAGGGATGCACAGTTCCCAAAACGAGCAGGACAACCGCTACTATGCGTTGGCGGCTAAAATACCATGTCTTGAGCCGGCAGACAGCCAAGAGGCTAAAGACATGGTGGCCCAAGCACTGGAAATTAGCGAGCGCTTTGACACGCCGGTAATGCTGCGCACCACCACCAGGGTCAGTCATTCCCAATCCATGGTGGAAATTAAAGACCGGCAGCCGGTGGAACTGAAGCCATACAATAAAAACCCGCAAAAACATGTGATGTCGCCGGGCAATGCTAAAGTGCGCCGGGTACAACTGGAACAACGGTTGGCTCAGCTAAAGGAGTACAGCGAAACCTGCGGTTTAAACTTCATTAGTTGGGGCGATAAACAGGTGGGTGTCATCACCAGTGGTATCAGTTACCAATATGTGCAGGAAGTGTTACCCAATGCTTCGCTACTTAAACTAGGGTTTACCAACCCATTGCCCGAAAAAATGATCCGCCACTTTGCCGCCCAGGTTGACAAGCTTTATGTGGTGGAAGAACTGGATCCCTTCATTGAAATGCAAGTGAAAGCCATGGGCCTTGACGTCATTGGTAAAGAAATCATTGCCAATATCGGTGAACTGTCAGCCTATGATGTGGCCCAAGCCTTTAAAAAACAGGGAGTATCGGTGGCCCCCCAATATGTTCAATCAGCCAATCCATTGATTGATGAGCAGGCACCCCAGGCGCCGGGCAGACCGCCGGTATTGTGTGCCGGTTGTCCCCACCGGGCCAGCTTCCATGTTTTAAGAAAACTTAAGCTCACCGTTACCGGCGACATCGGTTGTTATACCTTGGGTTCGGCACCGCCGCTGTCCGCCATTGACACCTGTCTCTGTATGGGGGCCAGTGTCGGCATGTCCTACGGCATGGAATTGGCCAACCCTGAGTTTAAAGGAAAGACGGTGGCGGTAATCGGCGATTCCACCTTCCTCCATTCCGGAGTAACCGGTTTGATGGACGTGGTTTATAATGGTGGCAGCACCACCTTGATCATTTTAGATAACCGCATCACCGCCATGACCGGACACCAGCAAAACCCGGCCACCGGCAAAACCCTGATGGGACAACCGGCCCCGGAGGTAGATATCGAAGCGTTGGTAAAGGCCTTGGGAGTAAAAAGAGTGCAAGTGGTGGATCCAATAAATATCGGGGTCTTTGAAAAGATCATCAAAGAAGAAATAGCAGCGGCAGAACCGTCGGTGATTGTTGCCCGCCGCCCCTGCGCATTGCTGAATAAAGAATCCCAGCAACCAATGACAGTAATAAAAGACCAGTGTATCGGCTGCAAAATGTGTATGCAAATTGGTTGCCCCGCCCTTTCATTTAATGATAAAAAGGCAACCATCGATGGCATTCAGTGCAACGGTTGTGGTTTATGTAGCACCATTTGTAAACAGCAAGCAATTGTTAAAGGGGGGCAAAACAATGCTTAA
- a CDS encoding sodium/solute symporter (Members of the Solute:Sodium Symporter (SSS), TC 2.A.21 as described in tcdb.org, catalyze solute:Na+ symport. Known solutes for members of the family include sugars, amino acids, nucleosides, inositols, vitamins, urea or anions, depending on the system.), giving the protein MIKGVLLLIFVSFLIYCGVTNMRSAKTVNDFFLGGRNVGPWLSAFAFGTTYFSAVIFIGYAGNIGWNFGLSGLWIVVGNTLVGSMLSWWLLAKRTRRMTIRLNTMTMPQFLSARYQSPGMKIYAALVIFIFMVPYSASVYMGLSYLFEKIFGIPYLYAVVAMALLTGIYLILGGYRAVALTDFIQGSIMLFGVAMLLWYVIKAPEVGGILPAVQKLTAIDPGLTAIVSPGWISVASLVILTSLGAWGLPQMVQKFYAIKDEQSIKPAMIVASVFALIISFGAYFSGGLTRLFFAELPIDAATGNPSTDLLMPQLINNVLPEAAAAVILILVLSASMSTLASLVLVSGSAVALDLLPTIKPNLAEKQRVLVLRLLCAVFVIISLLLALAKPTIILSLMALSWGTVAGAFLAPYLYGLFWRGTTPVGAWAGSLCGLTISIVFSTIYPQAIPTVGSAAMLVPLIVVPLVSTVTKPLPVQHLDHVFGETTNPEVVWKEVDAM; this is encoded by the coding sequence ATGATTAAAGGTGTATTACTGCTTATTTTTGTTTCTTTTTTGATTTACTGTGGTGTAACCAATATGCGTTCGGCCAAAACCGTCAATGACTTCTTTTTAGGCGGACGTAATGTTGGCCCGTGGTTATCTGCCTTTGCTTTTGGCACTACCTACTTTTCGGCAGTGATTTTTATCGGGTACGCAGGTAACATAGGATGGAATTTTGGACTTTCTGGATTGTGGATTGTAGTGGGAAATACCCTGGTGGGAAGTATGTTAAGCTGGTGGTTGCTGGCTAAACGCACCAGGAGAATGACTATCCGTTTGAATACCATGACCATGCCCCAATTTCTGAGTGCCCGGTACCAAAGTCCCGGCATGAAGATATACGCGGCACTGGTCATTTTTATTTTTATGGTTCCCTACTCGGCATCGGTTTACATGGGATTGTCATACCTGTTTGAAAAAATATTTGGCATTCCCTACCTCTATGCTGTGGTGGCCATGGCTTTGCTAACGGGCATCTATTTAATATTAGGTGGCTACCGAGCGGTGGCATTAACGGACTTTATTCAAGGCAGCATCATGCTCTTTGGGGTGGCAATGCTGTTGTGGTATGTAATTAAAGCCCCAGAAGTGGGAGGGATACTGCCGGCAGTGCAAAAACTGACTGCCATCGATCCCGGCCTCACAGCCATTGTCAGTCCGGGGTGGATATCAGTGGCGTCCTTGGTGATATTGACCAGTCTGGGCGCTTGGGGATTGCCCCAAATGGTGCAGAAGTTCTATGCCATAAAAGACGAACAATCCATTAAACCGGCCATGATTGTGGCCAGTGTCTTTGCTTTAATAATCTCCTTTGGCGCCTACTTTAGCGGCGGCTTAACCAGATTATTTTTTGCTGAGTTACCCATTGATGCCGCCACGGGCAATCCGTCAACAGATTTGTTGATGCCACAATTAATTAATAACGTATTGCCGGAAGCGGCGGCAGCGGTGATATTGATTTTGGTGCTTTCGGCGTCAATGTCCACCTTGGCGTCGCTGGTGCTGGTATCCGGCTCCGCAGTGGCGTTGGATTTATTGCCGACAATCAAGCCCAACCTGGCTGAAAAGCAGCGGGTGTTGGTGTTGCGGCTGCTATGTGCAGTGTTCGTAATTATTTCACTGCTATTGGCCCTGGCTAAGCCCACCATTATACTAAGTTTAATGGCGTTATCCTGGGGAACGGTGGCCGGAGCCTTTTTGGCCCCTTACCTGTATGGATTGTTTTGGCGGGGCACCACCCCGGTGGGGGCCTGGGCCGGTTCCCTCTGTGGATTGACCATTTCCATTGTCTTTTCCACAATTTATCCCCAAGCCATACCCACCGTGGGTTCCGCTGCCATGCTAGTGCCACTCATTGTGGTGCCGTTAGTTAGTACCGTTACCAAGCCGCTGCCGGTACAACATTTGGACCATGTCTTTGGTGAGACGACAAATCCTGAAGTAGTATGGAAGGAAGTAGATGCAATGTGA
- a CDS encoding indolepyruvate oxidoreductase subunit beta, with the protein MLKPIDVMLVGVGGQGTILATKVLARVAQDIGYDIKVSEIKGMAQRGGSVVTQVRLAPQVHSPLIPLGGADVILSFEKLEALRWLDYLKPDGTMIINDQAINPVPVLIGAATYPDNVLDYIKGKVQKTEVVNALDIAVKCGNARTANVVLLAVLAKHLPIDRQSWEQALTAVVPEKFIEVNRAAFNEGYTL; encoded by the coding sequence ATGCTTAAACCGATCGATGTAATGTTAGTGGGCGTGGGCGGTCAAGGAACAATACTGGCCACCAAAGTGCTGGCCCGGGTAGCCCAGGACATTGGCTATGACATCAAAGTATCCGAAATCAAAGGGATGGCCCAGCGGGGTGGCAGTGTGGTTACCCAAGTGAGGTTGGCTCCCCAAGTGCATTCTCCCCTAATTCCGCTAGGTGGTGCCGACGTTATTTTGTCCTTTGAAAAATTAGAAGCACTGCGGTGGTTGGACTACCTCAAACCCGATGGCACAATGATCATCAACGACCAAGCCATTAACCCAGTGCCGGTGCTTATTGGTGCCGCCACCTATCCCGACAATGTGCTGGACTATATTAAAGGTAAAGTCCAGAAAACAGAGGTGGTTAATGCACTGGACATAGCAGTGAAATGCGGCAATGCCCGTACCGCCAACGTGGTACTGTTGGCAGTGCTGGCCAAGCATTTGCCCATAGACCGGCAGAGTTGGGAACAAGCATTGACAGCGGTGGTGCCGGAGAAATTTATCGAAGTTAACCGGGCTGCATTTAACGAAGGCTATACATTATAA
- a CDS encoding phenylacetate--CoA ligase, producing MIWDQQHETMDRSQLQQLQLARLQQTLKNVYQNVPFYRQKFDELGVKPEDCKTLKDIERFPFTVKTDLRDNYPFKMFAVPKKKIVRIHASSGTTGKPTVVGYTRNDINTWSELVARIVTQAGVTDEDVAQVCFGYGLFTGALGLHYGLERVGAMVVPTSTGNTERQIMLMKDFGTTTIISTPTYAMHIAEVAKNMGEDPAQLGLKVGLLGSEAWTESLRSEIEKTWNFKATDNYGLSEIIGPGVAGECLHTCGMHISEDHFLVELINPETGEPVEYGQEGELVITSLTKEALPIIRYRTRDITVLNPEPCPCGRTTVRMRKVTGRSDDMLIISGVNVFPSQIESVLLDINGISSHYQIIITKKGYLDALEVQVEPTAEAFTGNFRDLEMLERTVKSRLSSVLSLGAKVRLVEPGSLERFVGKAKRVVDKRNQ from the coding sequence GTGATTTGGGATCAGCAACATGAAACCATGGATCGGAGCCAACTGCAGCAACTGCAGTTGGCCCGGTTGCAACAGACATTAAAAAACGTTTACCAAAACGTGCCCTTTTACCGACAAAAGTTTGATGAACTGGGTGTAAAACCCGAGGACTGCAAAACATTAAAGGATATCGAGCGGTTCCCCTTTACGGTGAAAACCGATTTGCGGGATAACTACCCCTTTAAAATGTTTGCGGTGCCCAAAAAGAAAATTGTGCGCATTCATGCCTCCTCTGGCACCACCGGCAAACCAACGGTGGTGGGCTACACCCGCAATGATATTAATACCTGGTCCGAACTGGTGGCTCGCATTGTCACCCAGGCCGGGGTCACCGACGAAGACGTGGCCCAGGTTTGTTTTGGTTACGGCCTGTTTACCGGGGCGCTGGGGCTCCATTATGGGTTAGAACGGGTGGGGGCCATGGTGGTACCCACCTCCACCGGCAACACCGAGAGACAAATTATGCTGATGAAGGACTTTGGCACCACCACCATCATCAGTACACCAACCTACGCCATGCACATTGCAGAAGTGGCAAAAAATATGGGAGAAGATCCGGCCCAGCTGGGCCTAAAGGTGGGTTTGCTGGGATCAGAGGCCTGGACCGAAAGCCTGCGCTCTGAAATAGAAAAAACATGGAACTTTAAAGCCACCGACAATTACGGTTTGAGCGAAATCATTGGCCCTGGGGTGGCCGGTGAATGCCTGCACACCTGCGGCATGCACATATCCGAAGACCACTTTTTGGTGGAATTGATCAACCCAGAAACCGGTGAACCGGTGGAGTATGGTCAGGAGGGTGAGTTGGTAATCACTTCACTAACCAAAGAGGCGTTACCAATTATTCGTTATCGCACCCGGGACATTACGGTATTGAACCCCGAACCCTGTCCATGTGGGCGCACCACCGTGCGGATGAGAAAAGTCACTGGCCGCAGCGATGACATGTTAATTATCTCTGGGGTCAATGTATTTCCATCGCAAATTGAAAGTGTGTTGTTGGACATTAATGGCATTTCATCCCATTACCAAATAATTATCACCAAAAAAGGTTATTTAGATGCCCTGGAGGTACAGGTGGAACCCACCGCCGAGGCATTTACTGGCAACTTTAGAGATTTAGAAATGCTGGAGAGAACCGTTAAAAGCCGCTTGTCCAGCGTGCTGTCCCTAGGTGCTAAGGTGAGATTGGTGGAACCGGGTTCATTGGAAAGATTTGTGGGCAAGGCCAAACGGGTGGTTGATAAAAGAAACCAGTAA